Proteins encoded in a region of the Populus alba chromosome 13, ASM523922v2, whole genome shotgun sequence genome:
- the LOC118044050 gene encoding peptide-N(4)-(N-acetyl-beta-glucosaminyl)asparagine amidase isoform X6: MVARQFIVSHKDSIFDVDYDTDDGLEVFKIQLFSLTSIPPHLQQITGEDDDQVVSDDSDLTGMSNKLKLIKINEEEKEVKLQESIAAVVAQQNEEESIRDVPILGGDDVSDGSDVVHVSNELKELFSSAADLMKSDEELARMLQEEEEALMLQEFAVSEQREEIGQKIRPYISQVQMYEDPVRQEAARKTVPREELEEKALVSLAKEGNFKPSKTEQDHAFLLQLLFWFKQSFRWVNEPPCDGCGNDTVAQGMDVALPSETQYGAARVEIYRCNSCSRITRFPRYNDPLKLVETRRGRCGEWANCFTLYCRAFGYESRLILDFTDHVWTECFSEFLGRWMHLDPCEGVFDRPLLYEKGWNKKLNYVIAIAKDGVYDVTKRYTRKWVEVLSRRNITREPDLLATLHSMTRECRRSFTTQILSVLEDRDKIESEELERSLCSTDDSSVSLPGRQSGNKEWRIARSEIGSDDRCSLSCTSCPIRVCIDEHVTKIYNAFSPLLSRCVDHSLPKSRIVEIMKIFKGILVELGNSSYKTRRTSINPFILHLLPYFEELINALSLKSEIDTDGKVDICLAADPVNTSLGLPVVLDALDDLINVLNNFDNISKVSLSWPLIKVNRIHSGSVLASGEELPSGIATSAFDGLRTSKWEEPDGARDLVC, from the exons ATGGTAGCTCGCCAATTCATCGTCAGCCACAAGGACTCCATCTTCGACGTCGATTATGACACCGACGACGGCCTTGAA GTTTTTAAGATCCAGCTTTTCTCTCTCACTTCAATCCCTCCTCATCTCCAGcag atCACCGGAGAAGATGATGATCAAGTCGTATCGGACGATTCTGATCTCACTGGCATGTCTAACAAactcaaattgataaaaatcaacGAGGAAGAGAAGGAAGTCAAGCTACAAGAATCAATTGCCGCTGTTGTTGCGCAGCAAAATGAAGAGGAATCAATTCGTGACGTGCCg ATTCTTGGAGGAGATGACGTGTCGGATGGTTCTGATGTCGTTCATGTTTCGAATGAACTCAAAGAATTATTTAGTAGTGCTGCCGATTTGATGAAATCGGATGAGGAACTTGCGCGGATGTTAcag GAAGAGGAGGAAGCGCTTATGTTGCAAGAGTTTGCAGTGAGTGAACAACGTGAAGAGATTGGGCAGAAAATACGGCCCTATATCAGTCAAGTTCAAATg TATGAAGACCCGGTGAGGCAGGAGGCAGCACGGAAGACGGTTCCTAGAGAAGAGCTTGAGGAGAAAGCTTTGGTTTCTCTGGCAAAg GAGGGGAACTTTAAACCATCAAAAACCGAACAAGACCATGCTTTCCTGTTGCAGCTGCTTTTCTGGTTCAAACAATCATTCAG GTGGGTTAATGAACCTCCTTGTGATGGCTGTGGCAATGATACCGTTGCTCAAGGAATGGATGTCGCGCTTCCTTCTGAAACTCAATATGGAGCAGCTCGAGTTGAAATTTACCG CTGCAATTCTTGTTCAAGAATTACCCGTTTCCCACGCTACAATGATCCATTAAAG CTCGTGGAAACTCGAAGGGGTCGCTGTGGGGAATGGGCCAATTGCTTTACTCTTTATTGTCGTGCTTTTGGCTATGAATCTCGTCTG ATCCTGGATTTCACTGATCATGTTTGGACCGAGTGCTTTTCTGAATTTCTAGGCAG ATGGATGCATCTTGACCCTTGTGAAGGAGTGTTTGACAGACCATTACTTTATGAGAAGGg GTGGAATAAGAAATTGAACTATGTCATTGCTATTGCAAAAGATGGAGTTTATGACGTCACTAAGCGTTACACAAGGAAGTGGGTTGAG GTTCTATCCCGACGAAACATTACCAGAGAGCCTGATTTGTTGGCTACTCTCCATAGCATGACTCGTGAATGCAGAAGAAGCTTTACAACTCAAATTCTTTCTGTACTTGAAGACCGTGATAAGATTGAATCAGAAGAGCTTGAGAGATCTTTATGTTCCACTGATGATTCTTCAGTCTCATTGCCTGGTAGACAAAGTGGGAACAAGGAATGGCGCATTGCAAGATCAGAAATTGGTTCTGATGATcgttgttctttgagttgtaCTTCATGTCCCATTCGTGTATGCATAGATGAGCATGTGACAAAGATTTACAATGCATTTTCCCCTCTCCTTTCTCGTTGTGTTGACCACTCTCTTCCCAAATCAAGAATTGTTGAAATAATGAAGATATTCAAAGGAATTTTGGTGGAACTTGGGAATTCGTCCTATAAAACCAGGCGAACTTCCATAAACCCTTTTATACTTCATTTGCTGCCTTATTTTGAGGAGTTAATAAATGCTCTGTCATTGAAGAGCGAGATTGATACTGATGGAAAAGTGGACATCTGTTTGGCTGCTGACCCTGTCAACACCTCTTTAGGACTGCCTGTTGTGTTGGATGCATTGGATGATTTGATCAATGTTCTTAACAACTTTGACAACATAAGCAAAGTTTCTCTTTCCTGGCCACTAATAAAGGTGAATAGGATCCATTCAGGTTCTGTTCTTGCTAGTGGCGAGGAACTTCCTTCTGGAATT GCCACATCAGCATTTGATGGACTTCGCACGTCTAAATGGGAAGAACCAGATGGAGCGAGAG ATTTGGTCTGTTGA
- the LOC118044050 gene encoding peptide-N(4)-(N-acetyl-beta-glucosaminyl)asparagine amidase isoform X5, with the protein MVARQFIVSHKDSIFDVDYDTDDGLEVFKIQLFSLTSIPPHLQQITGEDDDQVVSDDSDLTGMSNKLKLIKINEEEKEVKLQESIAAVVAQQNEEESIRDVPILGGDDVSDGSDVVHVSNELKELFSSAADLMKSDEELARMLQEEEEALMLQEFAVSEQREEIGQKIRPYISQVQMYEDPVRQEAARKTVPREELEEKALVSLAKEGNFKPSKTEQDHAFLLQLLFWFKQSFRWVNEPPCDGCGNDTVAQGMDVALPSETQYGAARVEIYRCNSCSRITRFPRYNDPLKLVETRRGRCGEWANCFTLYCRAFGYESRLILDFTDHVWTECFSEFLGRWMHLDPCEGVFDRPLLYEKGWNKKLNYVIAIAKDGVYDVTKRYTRKWVEVLSRRNITREPDLLATLHSMTRECRRSFTTQILSVLEDRDKIESEELERSLCSTDDSSVSLPGRQSGNKEWRIARSEIGSDDRCSLSCTSCPIRVCIDEHVTKIYNAFSPLLSRCVDHSLPKSRIVEIMKIFKGILVELGNSSYKTRRTSINPFILHLLPYFEELINALSLKSEIDTDGKVDICLAADPVNTSLGLPVVLDALDDLINVLNNFDNISKVSLSWPLIKVNRIHSGSVLASGEELPSGIATSAFDGLRTSKWEEPDGARDFKPM; encoded by the exons ATGGTAGCTCGCCAATTCATCGTCAGCCACAAGGACTCCATCTTCGACGTCGATTATGACACCGACGACGGCCTTGAA GTTTTTAAGATCCAGCTTTTCTCTCTCACTTCAATCCCTCCTCATCTCCAGcag atCACCGGAGAAGATGATGATCAAGTCGTATCGGACGATTCTGATCTCACTGGCATGTCTAACAAactcaaattgataaaaatcaacGAGGAAGAGAAGGAAGTCAAGCTACAAGAATCAATTGCCGCTGTTGTTGCGCAGCAAAATGAAGAGGAATCAATTCGTGACGTGCCg ATTCTTGGAGGAGATGACGTGTCGGATGGTTCTGATGTCGTTCATGTTTCGAATGAACTCAAAGAATTATTTAGTAGTGCTGCCGATTTGATGAAATCGGATGAGGAACTTGCGCGGATGTTAcag GAAGAGGAGGAAGCGCTTATGTTGCAAGAGTTTGCAGTGAGTGAACAACGTGAAGAGATTGGGCAGAAAATACGGCCCTATATCAGTCAAGTTCAAATg TATGAAGACCCGGTGAGGCAGGAGGCAGCACGGAAGACGGTTCCTAGAGAAGAGCTTGAGGAGAAAGCTTTGGTTTCTCTGGCAAAg GAGGGGAACTTTAAACCATCAAAAACCGAACAAGACCATGCTTTCCTGTTGCAGCTGCTTTTCTGGTTCAAACAATCATTCAG GTGGGTTAATGAACCTCCTTGTGATGGCTGTGGCAATGATACCGTTGCTCAAGGAATGGATGTCGCGCTTCCTTCTGAAACTCAATATGGAGCAGCTCGAGTTGAAATTTACCG CTGCAATTCTTGTTCAAGAATTACCCGTTTCCCACGCTACAATGATCCATTAAAG CTCGTGGAAACTCGAAGGGGTCGCTGTGGGGAATGGGCCAATTGCTTTACTCTTTATTGTCGTGCTTTTGGCTATGAATCTCGTCTG ATCCTGGATTTCACTGATCATGTTTGGACCGAGTGCTTTTCTGAATTTCTAGGCAG ATGGATGCATCTTGACCCTTGTGAAGGAGTGTTTGACAGACCATTACTTTATGAGAAGGg GTGGAATAAGAAATTGAACTATGTCATTGCTATTGCAAAAGATGGAGTTTATGACGTCACTAAGCGTTACACAAGGAAGTGGGTTGAG GTTCTATCCCGACGAAACATTACCAGAGAGCCTGATTTGTTGGCTACTCTCCATAGCATGACTCGTGAATGCAGAAGAAGCTTTACAACTCAAATTCTTTCTGTACTTGAAGACCGTGATAAGATTGAATCAGAAGAGCTTGAGAGATCTTTATGTTCCACTGATGATTCTTCAGTCTCATTGCCTGGTAGACAAAGTGGGAACAAGGAATGGCGCATTGCAAGATCAGAAATTGGTTCTGATGATcgttgttctttgagttgtaCTTCATGTCCCATTCGTGTATGCATAGATGAGCATGTGACAAAGATTTACAATGCATTTTCCCCTCTCCTTTCTCGTTGTGTTGACCACTCTCTTCCCAAATCAAGAATTGTTGAAATAATGAAGATATTCAAAGGAATTTTGGTGGAACTTGGGAATTCGTCCTATAAAACCAGGCGAACTTCCATAAACCCTTTTATACTTCATTTGCTGCCTTATTTTGAGGAGTTAATAAATGCTCTGTCATTGAAGAGCGAGATTGATACTGATGGAAAAGTGGACATCTGTTTGGCTGCTGACCCTGTCAACACCTCTTTAGGACTGCCTGTTGTGTTGGATGCATTGGATGATTTGATCAATGTTCTTAACAACTTTGACAACATAAGCAAAGTTTCTCTTTCCTGGCCACTAATAAAGGTGAATAGGATCCATTCAGGTTCTGTTCTTGCTAGTGGCGAGGAACTTCCTTCTGGAATT GCCACATCAGCATTTGATGGACTTCGCACGTCTAAATGGGAAGAACCAGATGGAGCGAGAG ACTTTAAGCCCATGTAA